A window from bacterium encodes these proteins:
- a CDS encoding DUF1559 domain-containing protein, with protein MGRHGFTLIELLVVIAIIAILAAILFPVFAKAREKARQASCQSNMKQLGIAFAMYMQDYDQKTPDCRYPQPAINPDPYNPSVLICYTWAEVTLPYVKNQQILFCPSQGYKQSYTSHPVRIYSYARQLGYFYGDAGHNTQPWCITDTQIPLPAETVNVQESDSCARPGPRYIHWPGPDVSVPWANDGYAPSMRHNDGSNLLFYDGHVKWAGRYNMPAKYWSIEAD; from the coding sequence ATGGGACGACATGGTTTCACGCTCATCGAGTTGTTGGTTGTGATCGCCATCATCGCCATTCTGGCAGCCATCCTCTTCCCGGTCTTCGCCAAGGCTCGTGAGAAGGCGCGCCAGGCGTCCTGCCAGAGCAACATGAAGCAACTCGGCATCGCCTTCGCCATGTACATGCAGGACTACGACCAGAAGACGCCGGACTGCCGCTACCCGCAACCGGCCATCAACCCGGACCCGTACAACCCCTCGGTTCTCATCTGCTACACCTGGGCTGAGGTCACACTGCCGTACGTGAAGAACCAGCAGATTCTGTTCTGCCCCAGCCAGGGCTACAAGCAGAGCTACACCAGCCACCCGGTGCGCATCTACAGCTACGCGCGGCAGCTGGGGTACTTCTATGGCGACGCTGGCCACAACACCCAGCCCTGGTGCATCACTGACACGCAGATTCCCCTGCCGGCGGAGACAGTGAACGTCCAGGAGTCGGACAGTTGCGCGCGGCCGGGGCCACGGTATATCCACTGGCCCGGGCCGGATGTGAGCGTGCCGTGGGCCAACGACGGCTACGCCCCCAGCATGCGCCACAACGATGGCTCCAATCTGCTGTTCTACGACGGCCACGTGAAGTGGGCCGGACGGTATAACATGCCGGCCAAGTACTGGTCCATCGAGGCCGACTGA
- a CDS encoding right-handed parallel beta-helix repeat-containing protein produces the protein MSKMTAVLLPLCLWVAGGAVRAEVTVYVSPGGKDTAPGTLQAPLATLPAAQAKVQALVAAGLTQPVKVVLRGGTYRLTAPLVFTPQDSGTNDCPVTWTAYAGEQAVVDGGRVIAGWRQNGKLWETTIPQVAAGEWGFNQLFVNGQRRQRARIPNEGFLQIAGTFPADRDPKTPNDPRANSAFIFNPGDIRPWTHLSDALVVVHHSWETSLHRIKSVDTEKSIVEFTGPAAWHFRYFGPKRRYYIENVYEGLDAPGEWYLNRETGVLSYVPMPGETPGKTEVVAPVATELLRLAGEPKVGLPVEHLTFRNLIFRHADWVLPPEGHSDAQADWRAPGAITFTGARDCALEGCELAHFGTYGVALRTGSQHCRIVKCHIYDGGAGLIRVGETGMAPSPELRCEGHVLDNNYLHDYGEVYAGAVGLCVFQSSDNRITHNEIHDGYYTGISVGWNWGTGETQAVRNLIEHNHVHHVVKGRLSDGGAIYMLGTSPGTVIRNNLFHDVFAYESPLIAWGIYLDAHSNLITVENNLAYNTSSGSLMMHNGGFGHVIRNNIFTRAANQLVWRAKPVQPPSPVFQRNICVVTQGDLFLHDAEPDTTPDQDNNLYWRTDSNELLFMQDTFADWQERGMDTHSLVADPQFVDPAHDDYTLKPTSPAITKLGFQPFDTSVCGLYGDRAWTDLPRRRKFPPTVLPAPAGDRKPSTIAEDFEKTPVGQPAEEAYYAPGEIGGGSILVSDEQAASGRRSLKFADAPGLKNTWDPHMFYSPYQNKGTVRVRFKLWVGPGAEPWIEWRTGGYPYGVGPSLKVDAQDQLVANGRPLLKLPREQWVAFEITCKLGKEATGTYDMKVALPGAQPQDFAGVACDAKFKQLAWLGFISLTNAASVFYVDDVVLEPVKN, from the coding sequence ATGTCCAAGATGACGGCTGTGCTGCTGCCACTATGCCTGTGGGTCGCGGGAGGCGCCGTGAGGGCCGAAGTGACCGTCTACGTCTCGCCGGGGGGCAAGGACACCGCCCCCGGCACGCTGCAGGCTCCGCTGGCGACGCTGCCGGCGGCGCAGGCGAAGGTGCAGGCCCTCGTCGCGGCGGGCTTGACCCAGCCGGTCAAGGTCGTGCTGCGTGGCGGCACCTACCGCCTCACCGCGCCTCTGGTCTTCACGCCTCAGGACTCGGGCACGAACGACTGCCCGGTCACATGGACGGCCTACGCGGGCGAGCAGGCCGTCGTTGACGGCGGGCGCGTCATTGCCGGGTGGCGGCAGAACGGCAAGCTGTGGGAGACGACGATCCCGCAGGTCGCCGCCGGGGAGTGGGGCTTCAACCAGCTTTTCGTCAACGGCCAGCGGCGACAGCGTGCCCGCATCCCCAATGAGGGCTTCCTCCAGATCGCCGGCACGTTCCCTGCCGACCGCGACCCCAAGACCCCCAATGACCCCCGCGCCAACAGCGCCTTCATCTTCAACCCGGGCGACATCCGGCCCTGGACGCACCTGAGCGACGCCCTGGTCGTCGTGCATCACTCGTGGGAGACTTCGCTGCACCGCATCAAGTCGGTAGACACCGAGAAGAGCATCGTCGAGTTCACCGGCCCGGCGGCCTGGCACTTCCGCTACTTCGGCCCCAAGCGGCGCTACTACATCGAGAACGTGTACGAGGGCCTCGACGCGCCGGGCGAGTGGTATCTGAACCGCGAGACCGGGGTGCTGTCATACGTGCCCATGCCCGGCGAGACACCCGGCAAGACCGAGGTCGTTGCACCCGTGGCGACGGAGCTGCTGCGGCTGGCGGGTGAGCCGAAGGTGGGGCTGCCGGTCGAGCACCTGACCTTCCGCAACCTCATCTTCCGCCATGCCGACTGGGTGCTGCCGCCCGAGGGTCACAGCGATGCCCAGGCCGACTGGCGGGCGCCGGGGGCGATCACCTTCACCGGGGCGCGCGACTGCGCTCTGGAGGGCTGTGAACTGGCGCACTTCGGCACCTACGGCGTGGCGTTGCGCACCGGCAGCCAGCACTGCCGGATCGTGAAGTGCCACATCTACGACGGCGGGGCGGGCCTGATCCGCGTGGGCGAGACGGGCATGGCCCCCAGCCCCGAGTTGCGCTGCGAGGGCCACGTCCTGGACAACAACTACCTGCACGACTACGGCGAAGTGTACGCCGGGGCCGTGGGGCTGTGCGTCTTCCAGAGCAGCGACAACCGGATCACCCACAACGAGATCCACGACGGGTACTACACGGGCATCTCGGTCGGGTGGAACTGGGGCACGGGCGAGACGCAGGCTGTGCGCAACCTCATTGAGCACAACCACGTGCACCACGTCGTGAAGGGGCGGCTGAGCGACGGCGGGGCCATCTACATGCTGGGCACCTCACCGGGCACAGTCATCCGCAACAACCTGTTCCACGATGTCTTCGCCTACGAATCGCCGCTGATTGCCTGGGGCATCTACCTGGACGCCCACAGCAACCTCATCACGGTCGAGAACAACCTGGCCTACAACACCTCCAGCGGCAGCCTGATGATGCACAACGGCGGCTTCGGGCACGTCATCCGCAACAACATCTTCACCCGCGCCGCCAACCAGCTCGTGTGGCGGGCCAAGCCCGTGCAGCCGCCCTCGCCGGTCTTCCAGCGCAACATCTGCGTCGTGACCCAGGGCGACCTGTTCCTGCACGACGCCGAGCCGGACACGACGCCCGATCAGGACAACAACCTGTACTGGCGCACGGACAGCAACGAACTGCTGTTCATGCAGGACACCTTTGCGGACTGGCAGGAGCGGGGGATGGACACTCACTCGCTCGTGGCCGACCCGCAGTTCGTGGACCCGGCACACGACGACTACACCCTCAAGCCCACCTCCCCGGCGATCACGAAGCTTGGCTTCCAGCCCTTCGACACCAGCGTCTGCGGCCTGTACGGCGACAGGGCCTGGACCGACCTGCCCCGGCGGCGGAAGTTCCCGCCCACGGTGCTCCCGGCGCCGGCGGGGGACCGCAAGCCCAGCACCATCGCCGAGGACTTCGAGAAGACGCCCGTGGGCCAGCCGGCTGAGGAGGCCTACTACGCCCCCGGCGAGATTGGCGGCGGCAGCATTCTCGTCAGCGACGAGCAGGCCGCCTCGGGCCGGCGCTCGCTGAAGTTCGCCGACGCGCCGGGCCTCAAGAACACCTGGGACCCGCACATGTTCTACTCGCCGTACCAGAACAAGGGCACGGTGCGCGTGCGCTTCAAGCTGTGGGTAGGGCCGGGGGCGGAGCCGTGGATCGAGTGGCGCACCGGCGGCTACCCGTACGGGGTGGGGCCATCGCTGAAGGTGGATGCCCAGGACCAGCTCGTGGCCAATGGCCGGCCGCTGCTGAAGCTCCCGCGCGAGCAGTGGGTCGCGTTCGAGATCACCTGCAAGCTGGGGAAGGAAGCCACGGGGACGTACGACATGAAGGTGGCGCTGCCCGGGGCGCAACCGCAGGACTTCGCGGGTGTCGCGTGCGACGCGAAGTTCAAGCAACTGGCGTGGCTGGGGTTCATCAGCCTCACCAATGCAGCCAGCGTGTTCTACGTGGACGACGTGGTCCTGGAGCCGGTGAAGAACTGA
- a CDS encoding radical SAM protein produces the protein MYSLQPLKLIAWHAIKHDPRCMARLERMLDALGRSAGEVVWAEPQNLAEVTQELVSGWPPKEIPEGVSLGFMRPLVFTTGWLEDELPDPDETLLSWPDNTPKSVAQQIMGHYKPIGEYHPYQRDQEQNRVCWPTFDFCTMCGCPHGCQYCGHGKDGQFITLSLNVEDYMDVVVPRSIAMRPWQKCFRLIGWSADQITVEPEYGAFDLFTRKLAEYDRYGYFHSAGPNVDWIADLERKDRLIGIFSVTGARVAEAFEPGTGDHAYARFEAGRKLNAMGVPVRYKFKPMIPIKGWREDYAAAIEHMMKVSQPESVGFCVIMWMGLEALGQRIPLDALDPAYVEAARQAADEMEGNVCAPFPHAVRKEIYQFLIREVRKYDPQVLLYISTESREMWTELADELGQKPNKFFCGCSPVALPGRKLSPSEGCPHSTFTPLEDDDDKGGGATCPR, from the coding sequence ATGTATTCCCTGCAGCCCCTGAAGCTCATTGCCTGGCACGCAATCAAGCACGACCCGCGCTGCATGGCGCGGCTGGAACGGATGCTGGACGCGCTCGGACGCTCCGCCGGCGAAGTCGTCTGGGCCGAGCCGCAGAACCTGGCCGAGGTCACCCAGGAGCTGGTCTCCGGCTGGCCCCCCAAGGAGATACCCGAGGGGGTGTCGCTGGGGTTCATGCGCCCGCTCGTCTTCACCACCGGCTGGCTGGAGGACGAACTGCCTGACCCCGACGAGACGCTGCTATCCTGGCCCGACAACACCCCCAAGAGCGTCGCCCAGCAGATCATGGGGCACTACAAGCCCATCGGTGAGTACCACCCCTACCAGCGGGACCAGGAGCAGAACCGCGTGTGCTGGCCGACCTTCGACTTCTGCACCATGTGCGGCTGCCCGCATGGCTGCCAGTACTGCGGCCACGGCAAGGACGGCCAGTTCATCACGCTGTCGCTCAATGTCGAGGACTACATGGACGTGGTGGTGCCGCGCAGCATCGCCATGCGGCCCTGGCAGAAGTGTTTCCGGCTGATCGGGTGGAGCGCCGACCAGATCACCGTCGAGCCCGAGTACGGCGCCTTCGACCTGTTCACCAGGAAGCTGGCCGAGTACGACCGCTACGGCTACTTCCACTCCGCCGGTCCGAACGTGGACTGGATCGCCGACCTGGAGCGCAAGGATCGGCTCATCGGCATCTTCAGCGTGACCGGCGCTCGCGTCGCCGAGGCCTTCGAGCCGGGGACCGGCGACCATGCCTACGCGCGCTTCGAGGCGGGCCGCAAGCTCAACGCCATGGGCGTGCCGGTACGCTACAAGTTCAAGCCCATGATTCCCATCAAGGGCTGGCGCGAGGACTACGCGGCGGCCATCGAGCACATGATGAAGGTCTCGCAGCCCGAGTCGGTGGGCTTCTGTGTCATCATGTGGATGGGCCTGGAGGCGCTCGGGCAGCGTATCCCGCTGGACGCGCTCGATCCGGCGTATGTCGAGGCGGCCCGGCAGGCCGCCGACGAGATGGAGGGCAATGTCTGCGCCCCCTTCCCCCACGCGGTCCGCAAGGAGATCTACCAGTTCCTGATCCGCGAAGTGCGCAAGTACGACCCGCAGGTGCTGCTTTACATCAGCACCGAGAGCCGAGAGATGTGGACCGAGCTGGCCGACGAACTGGGCCAGAAGCCGAACAAGTTCTTCTGCGGGTGCAGCCCGGTGGCGTTGCCGGGGCGGAAGCTGAGCCCGTCCGAGGGCTGCCCGCACTCGACGTTCACACCGCTGGAAGATGATGACGACAAGGGCGGAGGCGCGACATGTCCAAGATGA